From a single Streptomyces sp. NBC_00377 genomic region:
- a CDS encoding MFS transporter — protein sequence MPLALLALAVGAFGIGTTEFVMMGLLPDVADDLHVSIPTAGHLVSAYALGVVIGAPLLAAVTARMSRRTVLISLMGLFVAGNALSAFAPGYDSLLAARFVSGLPHGAFFGVGAVVATNMVAPERKARSVSLMFLGLTVANIAGVPVATLVGQHLGWRATFLGVSVIGLAAIASLALLIPRDHDQAPAVGLRRELAALRSLPVWLALGTTVAGFGALFSAYSYITPMLTDSAGYADSSVTLLLALFGVGATIGNLVGGRLADHAMRPTLFAGLTSLAVVLALFPLLMTTAWGGALAVVLLGVAAFVTGSPLNLMVMEKAAGGPSLASSANQAAFNMANAGGAWIGGLALAAGFGATSPALAGAVLAALGLIVAGIAYALDRRRAPQPASRDRIVATHVPRAAAEAGARH from the coding sequence CATGTCTCGATCCCGACAGCCGGACACCTGGTCTCGGCGTACGCGCTCGGCGTCGTCATCGGCGCGCCCCTGCTGGCCGCGGTGACGGCACGGATGTCCCGCCGGACCGTCCTGATCTCCCTGATGGGCCTGTTCGTCGCGGGCAACGCCCTGTCGGCCTTCGCGCCCGGCTACGACTCCCTGCTGGCCGCCCGCTTCGTCAGCGGTCTCCCGCACGGCGCCTTCTTCGGTGTGGGCGCGGTGGTGGCCACCAACATGGTCGCCCCGGAGCGCAAGGCCCGCTCGGTGTCGCTGATGTTCCTCGGGCTGACCGTCGCCAACATCGCGGGCGTCCCCGTCGCCACCCTCGTGGGCCAGCACCTCGGCTGGCGGGCGACCTTCCTCGGCGTCAGCGTCATCGGCCTCGCGGCGATAGCCTCCCTGGCCCTGCTGATCCCGCGCGACCACGATCAGGCGCCCGCCGTCGGACTGCGGCGTGAACTGGCCGCCCTGCGCTCGCTGCCGGTCTGGCTGGCGCTCGGCACCACGGTGGCCGGCTTCGGCGCCCTGTTCTCCGCGTACAGCTACATCACCCCCATGCTCACGGACTCCGCCGGCTACGCCGACTCCAGCGTGACGCTGCTGCTCGCCCTGTTCGGCGTCGGCGCGACCATCGGCAACCTGGTCGGCGGCCGCCTCGCCGACCACGCGATGCGCCCGACCCTGTTCGCCGGTCTGACGTCACTGGCCGTGGTCCTGGCCCTGTTCCCGCTGCTGATGACGACGGCGTGGGGCGGAGCGCTGGCCGTGGTCCTGCTGGGAGTGGCGGCGTTCGTGACGGGTTCGCCGCTGAACCTGATGGTGATGGAGAAGGCGGCCGGGGGCCCCTCCCTCGCCTCCTCCGCCAACCAGGCGGCCTTCAACATGGCCAATGCCGGCGGCGCCTGGATCGGCGGCCTGGCCCTCGCGGCCGGGTTCGGCGCCACCTCGCCCGCGCTGGCGGGTGCGGTCCTGGCGGCCCTGGGTCTGATCGTCGCGGGCATCGCCTACGCCCTCGACCGCCGCCGGGCCCCGCAGCCGGCCTCCCGCGACCGTATCGTCGCGACCCATGTGCCGCGGGCCGCCGCCGAGGCGGGCGCCCGTCACTGA
- a CDS encoding DJ-1/PfpI family protein: MQVAVVTFDGFNELDSFVASALINRCRKDGLEAFVTTPTPVVTSMNGVEVTGQRPMEFAAEADVVLIGSGVRTRDVVADDRLISRLPLDPARQLIGAQCSGALVLARLGLLDGMPVCTDLKTRPFVEAAGFTVLDAPFHAEGDIATAGGCLASQYLATWVITRTLGEDAARGVLDYVAPVGENQETVERALRAVHAGETASRAGVRR, encoded by the coding sequence ATGCAGGTAGCCGTGGTCACCTTCGACGGGTTCAACGAACTCGACAGCTTCGTCGCGTCAGCGCTGATCAACCGGTGCCGCAAGGACGGCCTGGAGGCGTTCGTCACGACGCCGACACCGGTGGTCACGTCGATGAACGGCGTGGAGGTCACCGGGCAGCGACCGATGGAGTTCGCGGCCGAAGCCGACGTCGTGCTGATCGGCAGCGGGGTCAGGACGCGGGACGTGGTCGCCGACGACCGGCTGATCTCCAGGCTGCCGCTCGACCCCGCGCGCCAGCTGATCGGCGCCCAGTGCTCCGGTGCGCTGGTACTCGCCCGGCTCGGCCTGCTGGACGGCATGCCCGTCTGCACGGACCTGAAGACCCGCCCCTTCGTCGAGGCCGCCGGTTTCACCGTGCTGGACGCGCCGTTCCACGCCGAGGGCGACATCGCCACGGCGGGCGGCTGTCTCGCCTCGCAGTACCTCGCCACGTGGGTGATCACCCGGACGCTCGGGGAGGACGCGGCGCGCGGCGTGCTCGACTACGTGGCGCCGGTCGGCGAGAACCAGGAAACCGTCGAGCGCGCCCTGCGTGCCGTCCACGCGGGCGAGACCGCTTCCCGCGCCGGCGTCCGACGCTGA
- a CDS encoding chitinase, translating to MRRPGHLRALLSCLSVGALSTGLLALGGGSALAAPHPIPAAPGKPMPNHVVAPYFEAWTGESPAALAAASGNKYLTLAFLQTAAAGSCTAYWNGAADQPVSKAAFGRDIAAMQARGGNVVPSFGGWSADTTGTELADSCTSVDAIAKVYESLVTTYGVTRIDLDVEGDSIDNAAGIDRRNKAMAQVQRWAGRTGREVQFSYTLPTSTTGLEANGLALLKNAVANGARVDVVNLMTFDYYDGAGHDMAADTGTAAQGLHDQLAALHPKTSSAKLWSMIGVIEMPGIDDYGPEETFTTKDAVTVEKWAETKKINTLSFWALQRDNGGCPGTGGSDSCSGITQDTWAFSHAFAPFARRGRQ from the coding sequence GTGAGACGACCTGGTCACCTTCGCGCACTGCTGTCCTGTCTGAGCGTCGGCGCTCTGTCCACCGGGCTCCTCGCGCTCGGGGGAGGAAGCGCGCTCGCCGCGCCGCACCCGATCCCGGCCGCCCCCGGCAAGCCGATGCCGAACCATGTGGTGGCCCCCTACTTCGAGGCGTGGACCGGTGAGAGCCCGGCCGCCCTGGCCGCCGCCTCCGGCAACAAGTACCTCACCCTGGCCTTCCTCCAGACCGCCGCCGCGGGCTCGTGCACCGCGTACTGGAACGGCGCGGCCGACCAGCCGGTCTCCAAGGCGGCCTTCGGCCGCGACATCGCCGCGATGCAGGCACGCGGCGGCAACGTCGTCCCGTCCTTCGGCGGCTGGTCCGCGGACACCACCGGGACCGAACTGGCGGACAGCTGCACCAGCGTCGACGCCATCGCCAAGGTGTACGAGAGCCTCGTCACGACCTACGGCGTCACCCGGATCGACCTCGACGTCGAGGGCGACTCCATCGACAACGCGGCCGGGATCGACCGCCGCAACAAGGCCATGGCCCAGGTCCAGCGCTGGGCCGGACGCACCGGCCGCGAGGTGCAGTTCTCCTACACCCTGCCGACCTCCACCACCGGCCTCGAGGCCAATGGCCTGGCCCTGCTGAAGAACGCCGTCGCCAACGGCGCGCGCGTGGACGTCGTCAACCTCATGACCTTCGACTACTACGACGGCGCAGGCCACGACATGGCGGCTGACACCGGGACGGCCGCGCAGGGGCTGCACGACCAACTGGCCGCGCTCCACCCGAAGACGAGTTCCGCGAAGCTGTGGAGCATGATCGGCGTCATCGAGATGCCCGGCATCGACGACTACGGCCCCGAGGAGACCTTCACCACGAAGGACGCGGTCACGGTGGAGAAGTGGGCCGAGACCAAGAAGATCAACACGCTCTCCTTCTGGGCGCTCCAGCGCGACAACGGCGGCTGCCCCGGCACCGGCGGCTCCGACTCGTGCTCGGGCATCACCCAGGACACCTGGGCCTTCAGCCACGCCTTCGCACCGTTCGCGCGACGAGGCCGGCAGTAG